Proteins found in one Kangiella sediminilitoris genomic segment:
- a CDS encoding alkane 1-monooxygenase, which yields MKDYLKYSYLLLLFMPLTAVCVLAGGWWSLLAPNVVIAFHLIYDNLSSPDVDTRPVKYKSILNFMLYMHLPASLGLVFLVTWQATPGDFLGFGAWLSELVSVDLLQAHNELTLSQLLSSAFAVGFILSTNTLVGHELVHRTSHKLSMFVGRWLLAVVGDAQFSISHVYAHHLNVATHEDAATARRGESLYAFFFRSSIGQYFESCEIERRRLKNRGSSFWSWKNRVLTGALMTFAIIGCMVAIAGWIGLLVYVVLFLTSKFLFETVNYIEHYGLLREKGTKVEPKHSWDCNTRAASYVLYNLSRHSDHHARATTPFWELEAHPNVMDLKYGYIAHMMLAMVPPLWNQYTAPKLAYWDQNLATEAELELAKKSNLDSGKRIFKQSPSVELAEENK from the coding sequence ATGAAAGATTATCTTAAGTACAGTTATTTACTACTGCTATTTATGCCATTGACGGCGGTCTGTGTATTGGCTGGTGGCTGGTGGAGTTTATTAGCTCCAAATGTAGTCATTGCATTTCATCTTATATACGACAACTTATCATCACCGGACGTAGATACCCGTCCTGTCAAATATAAGAGCATTTTAAACTTTATGCTGTACATGCATCTACCAGCCTCTTTGGGACTCGTTTTTCTAGTCACATGGCAAGCAACACCCGGAGACTTCCTGGGTTTTGGTGCCTGGCTTTCTGAGCTTGTTTCAGTTGATTTATTGCAGGCCCACAATGAACTAACACTAAGTCAGTTATTGTCCTCAGCATTTGCCGTGGGTTTTATTTTGAGTACTAACACTCTGGTGGGACATGAGTTAGTTCATCGCACAAGCCATAAGCTTTCGATGTTTGTTGGGCGCTGGTTATTGGCGGTCGTCGGTGACGCTCAGTTTTCTATCTCTCATGTATATGCGCATCATTTAAATGTGGCTACTCATGAGGATGCTGCGACGGCCAGACGTGGTGAATCTCTGTATGCATTCTTTTTCCGCTCGAGCATAGGCCAGTACTTTGAGTCGTGTGAGATTGAACGTCGACGTCTGAAGAATCGGGGAAGCTCTTTCTGGTCATGGAAAAACAGAGTACTGACTGGTGCTTTGATGACTTTCGCTATTATCGGCTGCATGGTGGCAATAGCTGGCTGGATTGGTTTATTGGTCTATGTCGTATTATTTCTTACATCAAAGTTTCTGTTTGAGACAGTTAACTATATAGAACATTACGGCTTATTGCGTGAAAAGGGTACTAAAGTGGAACCCAAACATAGTTGGGACTGTAATACCCGAGCTGCTTCTTATGTACTGTATAACTTAAGCCGACATTCAGATCACCACGCTCGTGCAACAACCCCATTCTGGGAGTTAGAAGCTCATCCTAATGTGATGGATCTTAAATATGGCTATATCGCTCATATGATGCTGGCCATGGTCCCGCCTTTATGGAATCAATACACAGCACCAAAACTTGCTTATTGGGATCAAAATTTGGCGACAGAAGCAGAATTGGAATTAGCTAAGAAGTCCAACCTGGATAGTGGTAAACGTATTTTTAAACAAAGTCCTTCGGTAGAGCTTGCTGAAGAGAATAAATAA
- a CDS encoding outer membrane lipoprotein-sorting protein, translating into MKLISIVTSLVIAIGVNTSMAQTDNSKGLEIMTEVDVRDEGFEDFKAQISMVLEDNDGNKSTRLMEVKNLEVKDDGDKRLLVFKEPSDVSGTALLTYSHILEDDEQWLFLPALKRVKRISSSNKSGPFVGSEFAYEDMLSQEVEKYDYSYIGEEVINGQDCYVIERKPRYESSGYNKQKVWVDKEHFRYQKIEYYDHQDAHLKTLVLSDYQQFLNKYWRAKKMVMTNHQTQKSTAMYWKQFSFRNGYDDSSFTKSVLKRSR; encoded by the coding sequence ATGAAACTGATTAGTATCGTTACATCATTAGTAATTGCTATTGGTGTAAACACATCCATGGCCCAGACTGATAACAGTAAGGGTTTAGAGATTATGACTGAAGTGGATGTTCGAGATGAAGGCTTTGAGGATTTCAAAGCGCAGATTTCTATGGTGCTTGAAGATAACGATGGAAATAAAAGTACGCGTTTGATGGAAGTCAAAAATCTGGAAGTCAAAGATGATGGTGATAAGCGTCTGTTAGTGTTTAAAGAACCGAGTGATGTATCCGGGACAGCGCTGCTGACTTATTCTCATATATTAGAAGATGACGAGCAGTGGCTGTTTTTACCTGCCCTGAAACGGGTTAAGAGAATTTCCTCCAGCAACAAGTCAGGACCTTTTGTGGGAAGTGAGTTTGCCTATGAAGATATGCTGTCCCAAGAAGTTGAGAAGTATGATTACAGCTATATTGGAGAGGAAGTCATCAATGGCCAGGACTGTTATGTTATTGAGCGAAAGCCACGTTATGAAAGCTCAGGTTATAACAAGCAAAAGGTGTGGGTTGATAAGGAGCATTTTCGATATCAGAAAATAGAGTATTACGATCATCAGGACGCTCATCTTAAAACGTTAGTGCTAAGTGACTATCAGCAGTTCCTGAATAAATACTGGCGTGCCAAGAAAATGGTTATGACCAATCATCAAACGCAAAAGAGCACAGCTATGTACTGGAAGCAGTTTTCGTTCAGGAATGGCTATGATGACAGTTCTTTTACTAAAAGCGTTTTAAAACGCAGTCGATAA
- a CDS encoding beta-ketoacyl-ACP synthase III — protein MQLYSKIKGVGSYVPSHVVSNYMLEETLDTSHEWIVARTGIEERRISSDTESSSFMAIEAAKKAIAAADIKAQDIDMVIVGTTTSTYVMPSTACEVAAGLGISGATAFDVAAACSGFIYAVSIADKFIRTSEAKCVLAIGVDRYSRLCNPADRNTSILFGDGAGASIIRLSDTPGIEYTELGSDGGKSDILTAKNQERLPFIKENDNSYLQMQGQDVFKSAVSKFNELIDSVQNKKGIHIEDIDMLIPHQANIRIINSVAKRYKLPDAKVFLNVQKYGNTSAASVALALDEAMQSGHIKEGSRVLMLAFGGGLTWGSILATF, from the coding sequence GTGCAGTTATACAGCAAAATAAAGGGAGTTGGCAGCTATGTTCCTTCGCATGTGGTTTCAAACTACATGCTGGAGGAAACGCTGGATACCAGTCATGAATGGATTGTGGCGAGAACCGGTATTGAGGAGAGAAGGATTTCCTCCGATACTGAATCATCGTCATTCATGGCGATTGAAGCAGCGAAAAAAGCTATAGCTGCAGCGGATATTAAGGCGCAAGATATTGATATGGTCATTGTTGGTACCACCACATCGACTTATGTCATGCCAAGCACTGCATGTGAGGTAGCCGCAGGGCTTGGAATCTCGGGAGCGACGGCCTTCGACGTTGCAGCAGCCTGCTCAGGCTTTATATATGCGGTTAGCATCGCGGATAAGTTTATCAGAACCTCTGAGGCAAAGTGCGTACTAGCCATCGGAGTTGATCGTTATTCTCGTCTATGTAACCCGGCGGATAGAAACACCAGTATATTGTTTGGGGATGGTGCAGGTGCTTCTATTATAAGGTTAAGTGATACTCCCGGTATTGAGTACACGGAGCTCGGTTCCGACGGTGGTAAAAGCGATATCTTAACGGCGAAGAATCAGGAACGTCTGCCCTTCATAAAGGAAAACGACAATTCCTATTTGCAAATGCAGGGGCAGGATGTCTTTAAGAGTGCTGTCAGTAAGTTTAATGAATTAATCGACAGCGTACAGAACAAAAAAGGGATTCATATCGAGGATATCGATATGTTAATTCCTCACCAGGCCAATATTCGTATCATCAACTCGGTAGCAAAGCGTTATAAACTGCCAGATGCTAAGGTTTTTTTAAACGTTCAGAAATACGGCAACACCTCCGCTGCCTCGGTTGCTCTGGCACTGGATGAAGCGATGCAAAGCGGCCATATCAAAGAAGGGAGTAGGGTGCTAATGCTGGCTTTTGGAGGCGGTCTAACTTGGGGAAGCATCCTCGCCACTTTTTAA
- a CDS encoding DUF1302 domain-containing protein codes for MKRNKPIMTLSKIAAGVSMAFAASASNAVSWDSENFEYSFDTTLSVGASMRVEERDRGLVGKANLYQLETGMPITTLYGSGVVPDGAWSNNSDDGNLNFNKGDFFSQVAKGTHELDIRHKDGDYGLFARGLWYYDRVLMDKELRFRDLDTYPEGAYAAGETTARKEQGYDARMLDVYAWSTWDLSDYSIMQVRLGEQVVSWGESTFIQHSLSEANAVDLRTLRNPGAELKEAFIPSSMLWASAEWISDSGSSLTLEGFYQFEWEPVRTDEPGTYFATRDFLGLKGSEVHLGFAQFPEGQPGTVAIRSETRPADDDGQYGMKVGYFTEMGTEWGFYYMNYHNRRPIISANAADQTGTVYGFLEYPEDIQMLGISMNTATDSGISVAGEVSYRIDEPLQVDDVELLFATLEPIGQVPSGTSQVANGVGLGEEISGYRLHDTIQAQMTFTNLLGPVFGSDQTALLLEVGMNQILDMPDKSELRYEAEGTFRSGNPDRAVDANGNGRVGGVFELAPPGSTPCGFTNPATGDRVTTECEGMSSGFADEFSWGYRLAMRWDYNDVFSGWNMKPRIVFQHDVKGNTPAPISNFLEDRKSIALGTSFDYQARWKVDFAYNVFMGAEDRNLISDRDYVSLALSYSF; via the coding sequence ATGAAAAGAAATAAACCAATAATGACCTTGTCAAAGATTGCAGCCGGTGTCTCAATGGCTTTCGCTGCTTCTGCTTCGAATGCTGTCAGTTGGGATAGCGAAAACTTCGAATATAGCTTTGACACAACCCTTTCAGTGGGCGCGAGCATGCGTGTTGAAGAGCGTGACCGTGGCTTAGTGGGTAAGGCTAACTTGTACCAACTGGAAACAGGTATGCCTATTACTACTTTATATGGCTCGGGCGTAGTTCCAGACGGTGCTTGGTCCAATAACTCTGACGACGGTAACTTAAACTTCAACAAGGGAGATTTCTTCTCTCAAGTAGCCAAAGGTACTCATGAACTTGATATTCGTCATAAAGATGGCGATTACGGCTTATTCGCACGTGGGCTTTGGTACTACGACCGTGTGCTGATGGACAAAGAGCTTCGTTTCCGTGACCTAGATACTTATCCTGAAGGCGCTTACGCTGCTGGAGAGACAACTGCTCGTAAAGAGCAGGGTTATGATGCCCGTATGCTGGATGTCTATGCCTGGTCGACTTGGGACCTGAGTGACTACAGCATTATGCAGGTTCGACTTGGTGAGCAGGTAGTAAGCTGGGGTGAAAGTACTTTCATCCAGCACAGTTTGTCAGAAGCAAATGCAGTCGATTTACGTACCTTACGTAATCCAGGTGCAGAACTGAAAGAAGCCTTCATTCCTTCGAGTATGTTATGGGCTTCAGCAGAGTGGATCAGCGATAGTGGCAGCAGTTTAACACTTGAAGGTTTCTACCAATTTGAGTGGGAGCCAGTGCGTACTGATGAGCCAGGTACTTACTTCGCAACACGAGATTTCTTAGGCCTTAAAGGTTCTGAAGTACACCTTGGTTTTGCTCAGTTCCCAGAAGGTCAGCCAGGTACTGTCGCTATCCGTAGCGAGACTCGTCCGGCTGATGATGATGGTCAGTATGGTATGAAAGTTGGTTACTTTACTGAGATGGGAACCGAATGGGGTTTCTACTACATGAATTATCATAACCGTCGCCCAATCATTTCAGCTAACGCAGCTGATCAGACGGGTACGGTTTACGGCTTCCTTGAATACCCTGAAGATATACAAATGCTGGGTATCAGCATGAATACGGCAACAGATAGCGGTATTTCGGTCGCTGGTGAAGTGTCTTACCGTATTGATGAGCCACTACAGGTTGATGATGTTGAACTTCTGTTTGCAACTCTGGAGCCTATTGGACAAGTACCAAGTGGTACTAGCCAGGTAGCAAACGGTGTTGGTCTGGGTGAAGAAATTTCAGGTTATCGTTTGCATGATACCATTCAGGCTCAAATGACCTTTACGAACTTGCTTGGTCCAGTGTTTGGTTCCGATCAGACAGCACTATTGCTAGAAGTTGGTATGAACCAAATCCTTGATATGCCAGATAAGAGCGAACTGCGTTATGAGGCAGAAGGTACTTTCCGTTCAGGAAACCCTGATCGTGCAGTTGATGCTAACGGTAACGGCAGAGTAGGCGGTGTATTTGAATTAGCACCTCCTGGCTCCACACCATGTGGTTTCACTAACCCAGCGACGGGTGATCGTGTAACTACCGAGTGTGAAGGCATGTCAAGTGGCTTTGCTGATGAGTTCTCATGGGGCTACCGCCTTGCGATGCGCTGGGATTATAACGATGTATTCAGTGGCTGGAACATGAAGCCTCGAATCGTATTCCAGCACGACGTAAAAGGTAATACTCCTGCCCCAATTTCGAACTTCTTAGAAGATCGAAAGTCAATTGCTCTAGGTACAAGCTTTGACTACCAGGCCCGCTGGAAAGTCGACTTTGCTTATAATGTATTCATGGGTGCTGAAGACAGAAACTTAATCTCAGATCGTGATTATGTATCTCTGGCACTAAGTTACTCATTCTAA
- a CDS encoding DUF1329 domain-containing protein — protein sequence MNKWLLTSAVASVLFSGVATAKVSAEKAAELGGDVYTPMGSERSANADGSIPEWTGGIQEVPPGYEVGDHHPDPFADDKVLFTITASNYKDYEEYLTPGQVALFKTYPENYKMNVYTTRRSASFPQHVYDAIKANASRAELIQGGNGISGASIGVPFPFPENGLQLIWNSLTRYRGVSVEREVGQAMPLADGDYVLVKLKDELHHIYNEPNMTPEKLAEGNVLFLFRQIVEAPARLAGTALLVHETMDQVKEPRKAWTYNPGQRRVRRAPNVAYDAPGTASDGLRTTDDFDMFNGAPDRYNWTIKGKKEVYIPYNNYKLHSDEVEYDEIIKPGVINQELVRYEKHRVWVLEANLKEDTRHQYKKRVFYIDEDSYQIVAEEMYDERDELWRVAMAYPINYYDVPTLWSTLETYYDLPSGRYLVIGLDNQEDMYNFEVEFNASHFTPSALRRIGRR from the coding sequence ATGAATAAATGGTTATTGACGAGTGCAGTCGCTTCAGTACTCTTTTCCGGTGTAGCTACTGCAAAAGTTTCGGCAGAAAAAGCGGCAGAGCTTGGCGGCGACGTTTATACCCCTATGGGTTCAGAAAGATCTGCAAATGCTGATGGCTCTATTCCTGAGTGGACGGGTGGTATCCAAGAGGTTCCTCCTGGCTACGAAGTCGGTGACCATCACCCAGATCCTTTTGCTGATGATAAAGTTCTGTTTACTATCACTGCGTCAAACTATAAAGATTACGAGGAGTATTTGACTCCTGGTCAGGTGGCTTTATTTAAAACCTATCCTGAGAACTACAAGATGAACGTTTATACTACCCGACGTTCAGCTTCGTTCCCACAGCACGTATATGACGCTATCAAGGCTAATGCTAGTCGTGCTGAATTAATTCAGGGAGGTAATGGTATTTCGGGTGCATCAATTGGTGTTCCTTTCCCATTCCCTGAAAATGGTTTGCAGCTTATCTGGAACTCGTTAACTCGTTACCGCGGTGTATCAGTAGAACGCGAAGTTGGTCAGGCAATGCCTCTGGCGGATGGTGATTATGTGTTGGTTAAGCTGAAAGATGAGCTTCACCACATCTATAATGAGCCAAATATGACGCCGGAAAAATTGGCTGAGGGTAACGTTCTATTCCTTTTCCGCCAAATCGTTGAAGCTCCAGCTCGACTGGCAGGTACAGCACTACTTGTACATGAAACAATGGATCAGGTTAAAGAACCACGTAAGGCGTGGACTTATAACCCAGGCCAAAGACGTGTACGTCGTGCTCCTAACGTAGCGTATGATGCTCCAGGTACTGCCTCGGATGGTTTACGTACGACTGATGACTTTGATATGTTCAACGGTGCACCAGATCGTTATAACTGGACAATCAAAGGCAAGAAAGAAGTTTACATCCCTTATAATAACTACAAGCTACACTCTGATGAAGTGGAGTATGATGAAATCATTAAGCCGGGTGTAATTAATCAAGAGTTAGTGCGTTATGAAAAGCACCGCGTTTGGGTATTGGAAGCGAATCTTAAAGAAGATACCCGCCACCAGTACAAAAAGCGTGTGTTCTACATTGATGAAGACAGCTATCAAATCGTAGCTGAAGAAATGTATGATGAGCGTGATGAACTATGGCGTGTGGCTATGGCTTATCCTATAAATTACTATGATGTACCAACTTTATGGTCGACTCTGGAGACATACTATGATCTTCCATCAGGTCGCTATTTGGTCATTGGTTTGGATAACCAGGAAGACATGTACAACTTTGAAGTTGAATTCAATGCATCACACTTCACACCATCGGCCCTGCGAAGAATTGGCCGCCGATAG
- a CDS encoding WD40/YVTN/BNR-like repeat-containing protein encodes MKTVLQLIYVSLLIVASYAAQAKPAVIAPKADSSLLLDVVKVSDNRLITVGERGHILISEDDGSSWRQVEVPVDVNLTAVDFLDEKHGVAVGFDQTILLTEDSGETWTISHQKVSNYQPALFSVLYNTRNRITAVGSYGLYLETSDGGDTWNTREVASLSDVYDGFSHFYDLEKRSADTWFIAGEKYIAEANDEGEEFSKGMVAVTHDAGRTWKKLNSPYEGSFFGISVTDSGIYVYGLRGNLFHSVNEGESWNKVMLKAKSGKVESGLHDMLITPNGTLVLVGTAGALIRKQNEQVTVAKRADLKGRAALLNLGEENYIIVGEGGVESYTPDDKDKESALKGQ; translated from the coding sequence ATGAAAACTGTCCTACAACTTATTTACGTTAGCCTGTTAATAGTCGCATCTTATGCTGCTCAGGCTAAACCAGCCGTGATTGCTCCGAAAGCCGACTCATCTCTACTTTTGGATGTGGTAAAAGTCAGTGACAACCGGCTTATTACTGTTGGTGAAAGAGGCCATATTCTCATTTCAGAGGATGATGGTAGTTCTTGGCGCCAGGTTGAAGTACCTGTCGACGTAAACCTGACTGCAGTGGACTTCCTTGATGAAAAACATGGTGTCGCAGTAGGTTTTGATCAAACCATCTTGCTTACTGAAGACTCTGGCGAAACATGGACTATCAGTCATCAGAAAGTATCTAATTATCAGCCTGCTTTATTTAGTGTGCTTTATAATACTCGTAACCGAATTACTGCTGTGGGCTCGTATGGTCTATACCTCGAAACTTCAGATGGTGGAGATACCTGGAATACTCGTGAAGTTGCTAGCCTGAGTGATGTCTATGATGGCTTCAGTCATTTTTATGATTTAGAAAAGCGCTCTGCAGATACTTGGTTTATAGCCGGCGAAAAGTACATCGCTGAGGCAAATGATGAGGGAGAGGAGTTTAGCAAAGGAATGGTAGCTGTGACACATGATGCTGGCCGTACGTGGAAAAAGTTGAACTCACCTTATGAAGGCTCCTTCTTTGGTATATCTGTTACTGACTCCGGAATTTATGTATATGGGTTACGTGGTAACCTGTTTCACTCAGTCAATGAAGGTGAGAGCTGGAATAAAGTTATGCTGAAAGCCAAGTCAGGAAAGGTGGAGTCTGGATTGCATGATATGCTAATTACACCTAACGGTACTCTTGTTTTGGTAGGCACGGCCGGGGCTCTGATTCGAAAGCAGAATGAACAGGTTACTGTTGCTAAAAGAGCAGACCTTAAGGGAAGGGCTGCTTTACTGAATTTAGGGGAAGAAAATTATATTATCGTTGGTGAGGGTGGTGTAGAAAGCTATACACCTGACGATAAAGACAAAGAATCTGCATTGAAAGGTCAATAA
- a CDS encoding efflux RND transporter permease subunit → MAKNKLEPLVKNILFSKRGLWVGIFAIVTAVMAYFVSQLRIDASFEKNIPLKHEYMQTYLQYQDEFGGANRVFVALEAKEGEIFTEDFFSALKESDDRVEGIEGVNQSQVQSLFSPSVRYIEASEQGLEGGPVIPPEFEQVDKEQAFDKIRENILKAGIRGRLVANDFTSAMISAQLFSEYNDPDAELELDDSGQAASQMIKTDYVKVAEQLEQLRTDIEAKYPNIEVHIIGFAKMIGDVSDGAGNVIFFFLIAFFITALLVYWYSRSIKLTILPLLTSSVAVVWQLGILTALGYGIDPMSILIPFLIFAIGVSHGVQMINGVQHNVGKGLKVYDAAIAACAGLIVPGGVALLSDTIGFMTLQLIEIDIIRELAITASIGVAVLILTNLILLPLLISYTHFPQTFVEGVQKREKSHEKWWHKLAVFAKRPMATIIAIAGVILGLIGYWGAENMKVGDLHAGAPALKQNSPYNLDTKYVTEKYSIGTDVISILAETRTDGCTYYNIMETIDDFQWQLSNVEGVQSTLSLPQISKVVNGLLSEGNLKWKMLPKDEAVLPYTIARVETSTGLLNSGCSVMPVMVFLKDHKAETIERVVGSVKTFKADYLKNEKHQVMSFLDKEFAGIEEEQRNSIKEALSPVLDSYSELSYHEDDAKPELPEFVDEQLKESTVVDESQLKQIVQTLKDELPASGFKPIKFRLATGAVGVMAATNEAVEAAQTPMMIWVYLAVTLLCLISFRSVRGTICVVLPLVVVSLLAQALMTWLEIGLTVATLPVIALGVGIGVDYGIYIFSRMVGFIREGRSVSEAYFETLKLTGNAVLFTGLTLAIGVSTWIFSALQYQADMGIMLTFMFLVNMLGAIFLLPALASILYRR, encoded by the coding sequence ATGGCAAAGAATAAATTAGAGCCTTTGGTAAAGAATATTCTTTTTAGCAAACGTGGTTTATGGGTTGGGATCTTCGCTATCGTTACTGCGGTAATGGCATATTTCGTCTCACAATTGAGAATTGACGCCAGCTTTGAAAAGAATATCCCCCTAAAACACGAGTACATGCAAACATATTTGCAGTATCAGGATGAATTTGGTGGCGCTAACCGTGTCTTTGTAGCCTTAGAAGCAAAAGAAGGCGAAATCTTCACTGAAGATTTCTTTAGCGCATTAAAAGAGTCAGACGATCGTGTCGAGGGTATAGAGGGTGTTAACCAATCACAGGTTCAGTCTCTTTTTTCACCTTCAGTACGATATATTGAAGCTAGTGAGCAAGGCCTAGAGGGTGGCCCTGTCATACCTCCGGAATTTGAGCAGGTCGACAAAGAACAGGCATTTGACAAAATACGCGAGAATATTCTTAAGGCAGGTATTCGTGGCCGCTTAGTAGCAAATGATTTCACTTCGGCGATGATATCTGCTCAATTGTTCTCTGAATATAATGATCCAGATGCCGAATTAGAACTTGATGACAGTGGCCAGGCCGCATCGCAGATGATTAAAACCGACTATGTGAAGGTGGCTGAGCAACTAGAGCAGTTGAGAACGGATATAGAAGCAAAGTACCCGAACATTGAGGTCCATATCATTGGTTTTGCTAAAATGATTGGTGATGTCAGCGATGGTGCCGGCAATGTTATTTTCTTCTTCCTAATTGCTTTCTTCATTACGGCCTTATTGGTTTATTGGTATTCGCGTTCCATCAAACTAACTATATTACCGTTATTAACATCCAGCGTAGCAGTGGTGTGGCAGCTTGGTATCCTGACCGCCCTTGGTTATGGTATTGACCCTATGTCAATCCTGATTCCGTTTTTGATCTTCGCTATTGGCGTCAGTCACGGCGTTCAGATGATCAATGGTGTTCAACATAACGTTGGTAAAGGACTAAAAGTTTATGATGCCGCCATTGCAGCATGTGCAGGTTTAATTGTCCCTGGCGGTGTTGCTTTATTGAGTGACACCATTGGTTTCATGACGTTACAACTGATTGAAATTGATATCATTCGTGAATTGGCAATTACTGCCAGTATCGGTGTTGCTGTTTTAATTTTAACTAATCTGATTCTATTACCACTTTTAATTTCTTATACACATTTCCCTCAGACGTTTGTTGAGGGTGTTCAGAAGCGAGAGAAATCGCATGAAAAGTGGTGGCACAAACTCGCTGTCTTTGCCAAAAGACCTATGGCAACAATTATTGCCATTGCGGGGGTCATTTTAGGTTTAATAGGATATTGGGGCGCTGAGAACATGAAGGTTGGTGATCTGCACGCAGGTGCACCAGCATTAAAGCAAAATTCTCCATATAACCTGGATACCAAATATGTAACAGAAAAGTATTCTATTGGGACGGATGTCATTTCTATTCTGGCAGAAACCAGAACCGATGGCTGTACTTATTACAATATCATGGAAACCATTGATGATTTCCAATGGCAGCTGTCTAATGTAGAAGGCGTACAGTCGACATTAAGCTTACCTCAGATATCTAAGGTCGTGAATGGGCTGCTCAGCGAAGGTAATCTAAAATGGAAAATGTTGCCTAAAGACGAAGCAGTACTGCCTTACACCATCGCTCGAGTTGAGACCAGTACCGGCCTGTTAAACTCAGGTTGTAGTGTCATGCCTGTAATGGTGTTCTTGAAAGATCACAAGGCAGAAACAATTGAAAGGGTCGTTGGTTCAGTAAAAACATTTAAAGCCGATTACTTAAAAAATGAAAAACATCAGGTAATGTCATTTCTTGATAAAGAGTTTGCTGGCATTGAAGAAGAGCAGAGAAACTCTATTAAGGAAGCGCTTTCTCCGGTGCTAGATAGCTATAGCGAGCTTTCTTACCACGAGGATGATGCGAAACCAGAACTACCTGAGTTTGTTGATGAGCAGCTTAAAGAATCAACAGTCGTTGATGAGAGTCAATTGAAGCAGATTGTCCAAACCCTTAAAGACGAACTGCCAGCCAGTGGCTTTAAACCTATTAAGTTCAGGCTGGCAACTGGTGCTGTAGGCGTTATGGCAGCGACTAATGAAGCGGTCGAGGCTGCCCAGACGCCAATGATGATTTGGGTTTATCTAGCGGTTACCCTGTTATGTCTCATTAGCTTCCGTTCTGTCAGGGGTACTATCTGCGTAGTCTTACCTCTGGTAGTGGTCTCATTATTAGCTCAGGCTTTAATGACCTGGCTGGAGATTGGTCTAACCGTGGCGACTTTACCGGTGATTGCCCTGGGTGTAGGTATTGGTGTTGATTATGGCATTTATATCTTCTCTCGGATGGTTGGATTCATACGAGAAGGGCGTAGTGTATCAGAAGCCTATTTTGAAACCTTGAAGCTGACTGGTAATGCGGTGCTGTTTACAGGCCTTACATTGGCCATTGGCGTCAGTACCTGGATTTTCTCTGCGCTACAGTATCAAGCGGATATGGGGATAATGCTGACCTTCATGTTCCTTGTTAATATGTTGGGTGCAATCTTCTTGTTACCAGCTCTAGCGTCGATTTTGTACCGCCGTTAG